Proteins encoded together in one Streptomyces roseifaciens window:
- a CDS encoding ferritin-like domain-containing protein — protein MSTLPPPSALAGLSAEPSRVEEPPFRVPRDRADLHVFLQAALTLEHLTIPPYLTAMYTLRPGTNRTAFYAIRAVVLEEMLHMTLVANLLNAVGGKPLVAHSRFVTGYPALLPYSRDKVPIALRHFGTAALDTFLYIERPEYVAEPPGHPSVAGDTGWTSIGQFYNTIRTGLIRLTEELGEAELFRGDPRRQVGPEDFYNSGGEVFPVTGRASALKALRVITEQGEGVSRTIYNTDDQLFGEAREPAHYFRFDEIRRRRRYGPHDTPASGPTGPALDVSWEDAYPVDPEAKVAHYPPGSAVRRAAERFNETYARLLCVLEAAFTRDPAVMQAAVPTMLQLRDLSVQLYRNPHPDPARRARGLYASATYEITEELLGEARRSLPGNVPGSTALPGGPRW, from the coding sequence ATGAGCACCCTTCCCCCGCCCTCGGCCCTCGCCGGTCTCTCGGCCGAGCCGTCCCGGGTCGAGGAGCCGCCGTTCCGGGTCCCGCGCGACCGCGCCGACCTGCACGTCTTCCTCCAGGCCGCGCTGACGCTGGAACACCTCACCATCCCGCCCTACCTGACGGCCATGTACACCCTGCGCCCCGGCACCAACCGGACGGCCTTCTACGCGATCCGGGCCGTCGTGCTCGAAGAGATGCTGCACATGACGCTGGTCGCCAACCTCCTCAACGCCGTCGGCGGCAAGCCCCTGGTCGCCCACTCCCGGTTCGTCACCGGCTATCCGGCCCTGCTCCCCTACAGCCGGGACAAGGTCCCCATCGCCCTGCGCCACTTCGGGACCGCGGCGCTGGACACCTTCCTGTACATCGAGCGGCCCGAGTACGTGGCGGAGCCGCCCGGCCACCCCTCCGTGGCGGGCGACACCGGCTGGACGTCGATCGGCCAGTTCTACAACACCATCCGCACGGGGCTGATCCGGCTGACGGAGGAGCTGGGCGAGGCCGAGCTGTTCCGGGGCGACCCCCGGCGCCAGGTGGGCCCGGAGGACTTCTACAACTCCGGCGGCGAGGTCTTCCCCGTGACCGGGCGGGCCTCCGCCCTCAAGGCCCTGCGCGTGATCACCGAGCAGGGCGAGGGCGTGAGCCGCACCATCTACAACACCGACGACCAGCTCTTCGGCGAGGCCCGCGAGCCCGCGCACTACTTCCGCTTCGACGAGATCCGCCGGCGGCGCCGCTACGGCCCGCACGACACCCCGGCCTCCGGGCCCACCGGCCCGGCCCTCGACGTCAGCTGGGAGGACGCCTACCCCGTCGACCCCGAAGCCAAGGTCGCCCACTATCCGCCGGGCAGCGCGGTACGGCGTGCCGCCGAGCGCTTCAACGAGACCTACGCCCGGCTGCTGTGCGTGCTGGAGGCGGCGTTCACCCGGGATCCGGCGGTGATGCAGGCCGCCGTCCCCACCATGCTGCAGCTGCGCGACCTGTCGGTGCAGCTGTACCGCAATCCCCACCCCGACCCGGCCCGGCGCGCCCGAGGGCTGTACGCCTCCGCGACGTACGAGATCACCGAGGAGCTCCTCGGCGAGGCCCGCCGCAGTCTGCCCGGCAATGTTCCCGGCAGCACCGCGCTGCCGGGCGGCCCGAGGTGGTGA